The proteins below come from a single Lates calcarifer isolate ASB-BC8 linkage group LG11, TLL_Latcal_v3, whole genome shotgun sequence genomic window:
- the rogdi gene encoding protein rogdi homolog: MLNPQRSLSELPKMSAASQVERAVLEEEFNWLLKEEVHAVLKQLQDVLKEASRRFSMPTPGLESQLKQENFILGSSTMDQVKGVLTLQGEALTQADINLKVAKSSQVLHFQFREDKQWKLQQIQDARNHVNQALQLLNSRDESYHFKTGAEVNKLMDAVMLQLTRARNRLTTPASMTLPELATSGLMKMFTPPMPGDVMVNFYINLSKLCLTVYQLHVLPPNTTKNFKPAGSSVLHNPGAMFELNNNRFEVSHVHKVECVVPWLNDSLVFFTISLQLCQQLKDKISVFSSFWNYRPF, encoded by the exons ATGCTCAACCCGCAGAGATCTCTGTCCGAGCTGCCCAAGATGTCCGCTGCCAGTCAAGTGGAGAGGGCTGTGTTG GAGGAGGAATTCAACTGGCTGCTTAAAGAAGAGGTGCATGCTGTCCTAAAGCAGCTCCAGGATGTACTGAAG GAGGCATCTAGACGTTTCTCGATGCCGACACCAGGCCTGGAGAGTCAGCTCAAACAGGAAAACTTCATCCTCGGCAGCTCAAC GATGGATCAAGTGAAGGGGGTGCTGACTCTGCAGGGAGAGGCTCTGACTCAGGCT GACATAAACCTGAAAGTTGCAAAAAGTAGTCAAGTGCTGCACTTTCAGTTCAGAGAGGACAAGCAGTGGAAGCTGCAGCAg ATCCAGGATGCCAGGAACCACGTGAACCAggctctgcagctgctgaacaGCCGTGATGAGAGCTACCACTTCAAGACGGGGGCTGAGGTTAACAAG TTAATGGATGCAGTGATGCTCCAGCTGACACGAGCACGAAACCGCCTTACCACCCCGGCCTCCATGACGCTGCCCGAGCTGGCCACCAGTGGTCTAATG AAAATGTTCACTCCTCCCATGCCTGGGGACGTGATGGTGAACTTTTACATCAACTTAAGCAAACTGTGTCTGACTGTCTACCAACTTCACGTGCTGCCCCCCAACACCACCAAG AATTTCAAACCAGCTGGAAGCTCAGTGTTGCACAACCCTGGGGCAATGTT TGAGCTCAACAACAACCGTTTCGAGGTGAGCCATGTTCACAAGGTGGAGTGTGTGGTGCCCTGGCTCAATGATTCGCTGGTGTTCTTCACCATCTCCCTGCAGCTCTGTCAGCAGCTCAAGGACAAG ATATCGGTCTTCTCTAGTTTCTGGAACTACAGACCATTCTAG
- the glyr1 gene encoding LOW QUALITY PROTEIN: cytokine-like nuclear factor N-PAC (The sequence of the model RefSeq protein was modified relative to this genomic sequence to represent the inferred CDS: deleted 1 base in 1 codon) → MATVHLRIGDLVWGKLGRYPPWPGKIVSPPKDLKKPRGKKCHFVKFFGTEDHAWIKVEQLKPYHAHKEEMIKINKGKRFQQAVDAVEDFLKKAKGKEQNSDGKGDSKGKKTPNKPLKILEEDDEDLSALKDPSEKDLTDSDPEPSTIERLGAGPGSGFKWESSPVKDDPHFHHFLLSQSEKPASSMEPISKRLKIIEEDTGSTSIQAADSTAINGSITPTDKRIGFLGLGLMGSGIVSNLLKMGHVVTVWNRTAEKCDLFIQEGARLGRTPAEVASMCDITFSCVSDPKAARDLVLGPSGVLQGIRPGKCYVEMSTVDPETITELSQVITSRGGRFLEAPVAGSQQLSNDGMLVILAAGDRTVYEDCSSCFQAMGKTSFFLGEAGNAARMMLILNMVQGSFMATIAEGLTLAQATGQSQQTFLDILCQGQMASTFVDQKCQNILQGNFKPDYYLKHIQKDLRLAISMGDMANHPTPMAAAANEVYKRAKALDQSDNDISAVYRAYIH, encoded by the exons ATGGCGACGGTGCATCTGAGGATCGGGGATCTAGTGTG GGGGAAGCTCGGTCGTTACCCACCATGGCCAGGAAAG aTAGTAAGCCCCCCAAAGGATCTGAAAAAGCCCAGGGGCAAAAAATGCCATTTTGTGAAATTCTTTGGAACTGAAGACCA TGCCTGGATCAAAGTAGAACAGCTGAAGCCTTACCACGCCCACAAAGAGGAGATGATCAAGATAAATAAAGGAAAGCGCTTCCAGCAGGCTGTTGATGCAGTGGAAGACTTCCTCAAGAAAGCAAAGGGAAAAGAACAG AATTCAGATGGAAAAGGAGACTCAAAAGGAAAGAAGACACCTAACAAGCCACTGAAAATactggaggaggatgatgaggatcTCAGTGCCTTGAAGGACCCCTCTGAGAAG GACTTAACTGACTCTGACCCCGAGCCATCCACTATTGAGAGGCTGGGGGCTGGACCTGGCTCAGGATTCAAATGGGAAAGCAGT CCTGTGAAGGACGACCCACATTTCCATCACTTTCTACTCAGCCAGTCTGAGAAG CCAGCCTCATCAATGGAACCCATTAGCAAGCGCCTGAAGATCATTGAGGAG GACACAGGGTCAACATCTATCCAAGCAGCAGACAGCACAGCCATCAATGGCAGTATCACACCCACAGATAAAAG GATAGGGTTCCTGGGTCTGGGGCTGATGGGTAGCGGTATTGTTTCCAACCTGCTGAAAATGGGTCACGTTGTCACAGTGTGGAATCGCACAGCAGAAAAG TGTGACCTGTTCATCCAGGAA GGTGCCAGATTAGGCCGGACTCCTGCAGAGGTGGCTTCCATGTGTGACATCACTTTCTCCTGCGTCTCTGACCCAAAGGCTGCCAGAGAT CTGGTATTGGGACCCAGTGGAGTGCTGCAGGGGATCAGGCCAGGCAAATGCTACGTAGAGATGTCCACTGTAGACCCAGAGACCATCACAGAACTCTCACAG GTGATCACGTCGCGGGGTGGTCGGTTCCTAGAGGCTCCAGTGGCAGGAAGCCAGCAGCTCTCCAATGACGGGATGCTGGTCATCCTGGCAGCGGGTGACAGAACAGTCTACGAggactgcagcagctgcttccAGGCCATGGGCAAGACCTCCTTCTTCCTGG GTGAGGCAGGGAATGCAGCAAGGATGATGCTGATCCTAAACATGGTGCAGGGCAGCTTCATGGCCACCATTGCAGAGGGGCTAACTCTGGCCCAGGCCACTGGCCAATCACAGCAGACCTTCCTGGACATCCTTTGCCAGGGCCAGATGGCAAGCACCTTTGTGGACCAGAAATGCCAAA ATATTTTACAGGGCAACTTTAAGCCAGACTACTATTTGAAACATATTCAGAAGGATCTGAGGCTAGCCATCTCCATGGGCGACATGGCCAACCATCCAACCCCAATGGCTGCAGCTGCCAATGAG GTTTACAAGAGGGCTAAGGCACTGGACCAGTCAGACAATGATATTTCTGCAGTCTACAGAGCCTACATTCATTAG
- the smim22 gene encoding LOW QUALITY PROTEIN: small integral membrane protein 22 (The sequence of the model RefSeq protein was modified relative to this genomic sequence to represent the inferred CDS: deleted 2 bases in 2 codons), which yields MDQRAIQQEFKDQFNDVVSRLQSKQFFQSDWDIASFAIFFIFIGMVLLLVILVLIRCCCCCCCDDDKPRRRKVGIENMALEP from the exons ATGGATCAGAGGGCCATCCAGCAGGAGTTTAAGGATCAG TTCAACGATGTGGTTTCCAGACTGCAGTCCAAGCAGTTCTTCCAGTCTGACTGGGACATT GCTTCTTTTGCAatctttttcatcttcattG gtatggtgctgctgctggtcatCCTGGTTCTCatccgctgctgctgctgctgctgctgcgatgATGACAag CCTCGAAGACGGAAGGTTGGCATAGAGAACATGGCTCTGGAGCCCTGA